In a genomic window of Streptomyces sp. cg36:
- a CDS encoding Tat pathway signal protein — protein MTAVTAAALLTGLLPGISIAAWADAAMAKPPVPPSAPGQVQDPGKKLGKDWQSSPDRAVTAAADRDGLRILVADSSKAYTWKTVAVLSEPGMPADSWIGNQCQMDRGHAAVVYAPRSFTNKPDLMQGGAFTAIVDLESGRVAKLPFTASLAYFDPSCNTATHTAAFTAFRDMNDPASTKTRVVTVGTSGKTLGSAAAKGELTSAVPVKDGTVAALGKHLVHLDRSGKVKSLADADSTPFDIRAAADGRVAFVDRKNTSTVHAKLFTGKGKPASIATGKLGDLDLMQGDAGKVFLTGHPATAPSARGTGVTPINAPADTDISSHGRLAVDPVLTPGIRAGLKHVKDASKGFSQVNPAQERSAAPTAPAASADEPVTITSTATATGAKLAQSVQQDTTDGSAIGLSPALKAAAPAGPKALRGVAAASNDPTDPDRWCSVSRNDVNVQALQPTANQVEWAVDMAVRGNLRGNYLRQGGYRDQAGLGTVDPQGLFPPPTLNGGGRIPANVLLGIMAQESNLWQAESGAIPGQMGNPLAAVDGYYGHKAVAGNPDASWQIHWDKSDCGYGVGQVTDGMRLAGHEKTGETSLSPALQKLVAIDYATNVAASMKILASKWNEVHTDGQKITVNNDDPAMVENWFTAVWNYNLGFNPPSDAAAHGGHWGLGWYNNPANPLYKKSWGHPFMDTTVDGTEANRDAAHPQDWPYEEKVMGWAAWSIDTGFSYGTDGRQDWKGESGFSSAGFRPAWWDVNSSRSLVSPPLGVFCNSANNCDPDTPPDCKDEACYAQFWWNQPNATWKQACASQCGHENIKYQTLISEPGRGTRLKNGTPVCTGAPAGALVVASVPDGTPTWGDCGKASSAGGFEFTFTPGAEGRFEAKADLHQIGGGYGGHFWYAHDRNVAHLGGNGGVMSIDGAWKLGKPVDKGQAKVYAHIPDTGAQTKEAIYQIVTRFGTVTKTVDQGANAGKWVDLGAYRFNDQQPEVRLSNSNSSGTADKDIAWGAVAFVPGNYSGLPEIHIPAENPNAPDIDFVARQTAKEAAPAGVAAQKLAAGPTHASPCRAGADGVTLCAEYKPLSSTMQKTAPPLAAAPTPSKPRAAAAGGTGPVGWCKNVNGSAMLTRTEGCLRGMVPLTATRDGVPVGNAVMQIIQEINLNPKSSQFTTWTEISLINMTGISSTSLTSFDENCWPTSGCAETEGPWTGSTTWTAGDTHVATRTNTYTWNKIAGGDQILNLDWTTAWSTPQSAVKAVPKWSNSGFDLRCDNKVAGNTGCVFYKYTPTLQLNTKKYPAAAAYYWVIMEKLASHPGSERYNKPLHRLADDSKAKGNRDVMCDLAVAEWKPHPDATGTSCDEYPFAKSRESGGQSLPSGKYCVQLYDDKNTGLLELDSNYPYPTWNEVCGRAAVPTIQNTSAGGDLGRFTSDIRLLDNDPYYVQTGFEYCDIKSVCNIS, from the coding sequence GTGACCGCGGTCACCGCTGCCGCCCTCCTGACCGGGCTGCTGCCCGGCATCTCGATAGCGGCGTGGGCTGACGCAGCCATGGCTAAGCCGCCTGTTCCGCCATCGGCGCCTGGCCAGGTGCAGGATCCAGGCAAGAAGCTCGGGAAGGACTGGCAGTCCAGTCCGGACCGTGCCGTGACCGCCGCCGCCGACCGGGACGGCTTGCGCATTCTCGTCGCGGACAGCAGCAAGGCGTACACCTGGAAGACGGTTGCCGTGCTGTCCGAGCCGGGGATGCCTGCGGACTCGTGGATCGGCAACCAGTGCCAGATGGACCGCGGGCACGCCGCTGTCGTCTATGCGCCGCGCAGTTTCACGAACAAGCCGGACCTGATGCAGGGCGGCGCGTTCACCGCGATCGTCGATCTGGAGTCGGGGCGGGTGGCGAAGCTGCCGTTCACCGCGTCGCTGGCCTACTTCGATCCGTCCTGCAATACCGCCACCCACACGGCCGCGTTCACCGCCTTCCGGGACATGAACGATCCGGCGAGCACGAAGACGCGCGTCGTCACCGTCGGCACCAGCGGCAAAACCCTCGGTTCGGCCGCGGCGAAGGGTGAGCTCACCAGCGCCGTTCCGGTCAAGGACGGCACAGTCGCGGCCCTCGGCAAGCACCTGGTGCACCTGGACCGCTCCGGCAAGGTGAAATCGCTCGCGGACGCGGACAGTACGCCCTTCGATATCCGGGCCGCCGCTGACGGCAGGGTCGCCTTCGTCGACCGCAAGAACACCTCCACCGTCCACGCCAAGCTCTTCACAGGCAAGGGAAAGCCGGCCTCGATCGCCACGGGCAAGCTCGGCGACCTCGACCTGATGCAGGGGGACGCCGGCAAGGTATTCCTCACCGGGCACCCCGCCACCGCCCCGTCAGCCCGGGGCACCGGGGTCACCCCGATCAATGCCCCGGCTGACACGGACATTTCCTCCCACGGCCGCCTTGCCGTCGACCCGGTCCTCACCCCCGGCATCCGCGCTGGTCTGAAGCACGTCAAGGACGCGAGCAAGGGCTTCTCCCAGGTCAATCCCGCGCAGGAACGGTCAGCGGCACCTACCGCGCCGGCCGCCTCGGCCGACGAGCCGGTCACCATCACCAGTACGGCCACCGCCACCGGGGCGAAGCTCGCCCAGAGCGTGCAGCAGGACACCACGGATGGCTCCGCGATCGGTCTCTCCCCTGCTCTCAAGGCAGCCGCCCCCGCGGGACCCAAGGCGCTGCGCGGCGTTGCAGCTGCATCGAACGACCCCACCGATCCAGACCGCTGGTGTTCGGTCTCCCGCAACGACGTGAACGTGCAGGCACTGCAGCCGACCGCGAACCAGGTCGAGTGGGCGGTCGACATGGCGGTCCGGGGCAACCTGCGGGGCAACTACCTGCGTCAGGGCGGATACCGCGACCAAGCCGGTCTGGGGACCGTCGACCCGCAGGGTCTGTTCCCGCCGCCGACGCTGAACGGCGGAGGCCGCATCCCCGCCAATGTGCTGCTCGGGATCATGGCGCAGGAGTCCAACCTGTGGCAGGCCGAGTCCGGTGCGATTCCCGGCCAGATGGGCAACCCCCTCGCCGCCGTGGACGGCTACTACGGCCACAAGGCCGTCGCCGGTAACCCCGATGCCTCCTGGCAGATCCACTGGGACAAGTCCGACTGCGGCTACGGCGTCGGGCAGGTCACCGACGGCATGCGCCTGGCCGGGCACGAGAAAACGGGCGAGACCAGCCTCTCCCCGGCGCTGCAGAAGCTCGTCGCCATCGACTACGCCACCAATGTCGCCGCCTCGATGAAGATCCTCGCGAGCAAGTGGAACGAGGTCCACACCGACGGGCAGAAGATCACCGTCAACAATGACGACCCGGCCATGGTGGAGAACTGGTTCACCGCCGTGTGGAACTACAACCTCGGCTTCAACCCGCCATCCGACGCCGCCGCGCACGGCGGCCACTGGGGTCTGGGCTGGTACAACAACCCGGCCAACCCGCTCTACAAGAAGAGCTGGGGCCACCCGTTCATGGACACCACCGTCGACGGAACCGAGGCCAACCGGGATGCCGCCCACCCGCAGGACTGGCCGTACGAGGAGAAGGTGATGGGCTGGGCCGCCTGGTCCATCGACACCGGCTTCTCCTACGGCACCGACGGCCGCCAGGACTGGAAGGGCGAATCCGGCTTCTCCTCGGCCGGCTTCCGGCCCGCCTGGTGGGACGTCAACTCCTCCCGCAGCCTCGTCTCACCACCCCTGGGCGTCTTCTGCAACAGCGCCAACAACTGCGACCCGGACACGCCGCCCGACTGCAAGGACGAGGCCTGCTACGCCCAGTTCTGGTGGAACCAGCCCAACGCCACCTGGAAGCAGGCTTGTGCCAGTCAGTGCGGCCACGAGAACATCAAGTACCAGACACTGATCTCTGAACCGGGCCGCGGCACCCGCCTGAAGAACGGAACCCCGGTCTGCACCGGAGCCCCGGCCGGCGCTCTGGTGGTGGCCTCTGTCCCCGACGGGACCCCGACCTGGGGCGACTGCGGCAAGGCCAGCTCGGCGGGCGGCTTCGAGTTCACCTTCACCCCCGGCGCGGAAGGCCGCTTCGAGGCCAAGGCGGACCTGCACCAGATCGGTGGCGGCTACGGCGGCCACTTCTGGTACGCCCACGACCGCAACGTCGCCCACCTCGGCGGCAACGGCGGCGTCATGAGCATCGACGGCGCCTGGAAACTCGGCAAGCCGGTCGACAAGGGTCAGGCCAAGGTCTACGCCCACATCCCCGACACCGGAGCCCAGACAAAGGAAGCGATCTACCAGATCGTCACCCGCTTCGGCACGGTGACCAAGACGGTGGACCAGGGCGCCAACGCGGGCAAGTGGGTCGACCTCGGCGCCTACCGCTTCAACGACCAGCAGCCCGAGGTGAGGCTGTCCAACTCCAACAGCAGCGGAACCGCGGACAAGGACATCGCCTGGGGCGCGGTCGCCTTCGTCCCCGGCAACTATTCCGGCCTGCCCGAGATCCACATCCCTGCTGAAAACCCCAACGCCCCGGATATCGATTTCGTGGCAAGGCAGACGGCGAAGGAGGCGGCGCCCGCGGGAGTTGCCGCCCAGAAGCTCGCAGCAGGTCCGACACATGCTTCTCCGTGCCGGGCAGGTGCTGACGGCGTCACCCTGTGCGCCGAGTACAAACCGCTGAGTTCCACGATGCAGAAGACGGCCCCGCCGCTCGCGGCCGCGCCTACTCCCTCGAAGCCCAGGGCCGCCGCAGCAGGCGGCACAGGCCCTGTCGGCTGGTGCAAGAATGTGAACGGCAGCGCCATGCTGACCCGGACAGAGGGCTGTCTGCGCGGTATGGTCCCCCTGACGGCCACCCGCGATGGCGTTCCCGTCGGCAACGCGGTCATGCAGATCATCCAGGAGATCAACCTCAATCCCAAGTCGTCTCAGTTCACCACGTGGACCGAGATATCGCTGATCAACATGACGGGGATCAGCTCCACGAGTCTCACGTCGTTCGACGAGAACTGCTGGCCGACGTCGGGATGCGCCGAGACCGAGGGGCCCTGGACGGGGAGCACCACCTGGACTGCAGGTGATACCCATGTGGCCACCCGCACCAATACCTATACGTGGAACAAGATCGCTGGCGGCGATCAGATCCTCAACCTCGACTGGACCACCGCCTGGTCGACGCCGCAATCCGCGGTCAAGGCGGTGCCAAAGTGGAGCAACAGCGGGTTCGACCTGCGCTGTGACAACAAGGTAGCCGGCAACACCGGCTGCGTCTTCTACAAGTACACGCCGACTCTGCAGCTGAACACGAAAAAGTACCCTGCCGCAGCCGCGTACTACTGGGTGATCATGGAGAAGCTGGCCTCCCACCCGGGGAGCGAGAGGTACAACAAGCCGCTCCACCGCCTCGCCGACGACAGCAAGGCCAAGGGCAACAGGGATGTGATGTGTGATCTGGCTGTAGCGGAATGGAAGCCGCATCCGGACGCGACGGGAACGAGCTGCGACGAATATCCCTTCGCGAAGTCCCGTGAAAGCGGCGGGCAGT
- a CDS encoding CsbD family protein, with protein MAGDEKAKAKVEQAKGKVKETVGRAVGNERLEAEGRAEQAKGDARGAKEKVKDVFKG; from the coding sequence GTGGCTGGCGATGAGAAGGCCAAGGCGAAGGTCGAGCAGGCCAAGGGCAAGGTCAAGGAGACGGTCGGCCGGGCGGTCGGCAACGAGCGTTTGGAGGCCGAGGGACGGGCGGAGCAGGCCAAGGGCGATGCCCGTGGCGCGAAGGAGAAGGTCAAGGACGTCTTCAAGGGCTGA